The Bacteroidales bacterium genomic interval AAGACCTGAAGACCCGAAGACCTGAAGACCTGAAGACCCGAAGACCTGAAGACCCGCCCCCCGCCTCCCACTTCCGGCTCTCGACCACCAGCAGTGTCAACGTGAGGAACAGGAAAATGCAACTCAGAAAATAGACCACATCCCGTGTGTCGATTACGCCACGGCTGATCGAAGCATAATGCGATTGAATGCCCAGCGACTGAATGAAAAGGCCAAACCTCCCAAACAGGTCAAGGGAATAGATCAACTCAAAACCAAGGTAGGCGAGTCCACACAAGAGGACACCTATGACGAAGGCAATTATTTGATTGTCAGTTAGTGATGATGAAAAGATCCCAATGGCCACAAAACAGGCTCCGAGGAACAACAGGCCCAGGTACGAACCCCAGGTGCCGCCCATGTCAAGGTTGCCGACAGGCTGACCCAGCCTGTAAACCGAAATGACATAGAGCAGGGTCGGGATCAGGGAAAAGATGACCAGCAGCAACCCGGCAAGGTACTTGGCAAACAGGATCTGAAAATCCGTCAGCGGTTTGGTCAGGATCATTTCGATGGTGCCGCTGCGCTTTTCTTCGGCAAACGATCGCATCGTAATGGCAGGTATGAGGAAAAGGAACACGAAAGGCGCAATGACGAACAAACTGTCGAGTGATGCATAGCCAAAATCGGGGATGTTGAAATCACCCGGGAAGACCCAGAGAAACAGACTGTTGATCAGCAAAAATACAATGATGACCACATAGCCAATGACCGAATTTAAAAAGCTGTTGATCTCCTTCTTGAGCAGGGCTAACATCCGAGTAACTTAATCATTTGTCATTCTCCAAATTCCACCCGCACGGGATCATCAACGTTCATTCCCAGCAAACTGCCTGCATTGCCACGGTTCATGGCAATCTCGAGCAATCCCGTTGTTCCGAAAATGGCCAGCATTTCACCTTCCGGTACGTCACTGTAGGAGGTGCTAATCGACCGGATCTTGTATTGCGGATTGCGGAAGGTGATCGTAAACCGGCTGCCTTTTCCTACCGTGCGGAACAGGTGACTGCTGATGTTGGTGATGAGATTTTCATAGACGTCCACATAGATGATCTTTCCCTTGATGATCTTTCCATCCGCCACAGGCTGAAAGGATATGAGCCGTGTGAGCAAGGGTCGTTTCACCCCGAGCTGTTCAACCGGATTTCCCTGGACGATGTGCACGGCAACCTTCACGAAGACGTCGCGTTCGGAAAAGGTAAAGTAATCCGAATCCTGGATGATGTCCAGCTCGATGATCTTTTCCGGTTCGTGGTCAAAAATGAGTGAGAAGATCCCGGTGTCGGCCCCGATGAAATAATGGCCGTCATAAACAGCCAGGGTGTGCGGCGTGTCGATGGAAGCCTCTGTGCTGATCCCGATGATATGAACCGTGCCCGCGGGAAAATTCTTATAGCTGTTGCGAAGCACAAACGATGCCTGGTTCAGGTCAAAGGGCGCGATCTGGTGGGAGACGTCAACAATGG includes:
- a CDS encoding SAM-dependent chlorinase/fluorinase, whose amino-acid sequence is MAVITLTSDWGTKDPYLASVKGALLSQLPDVTIVDVSHQIAPFDLNQASFVLRNSYKNFPAGTVHIIGISTEASIDTPHTLAVYDGHYFIGADTGIFSLIFDHEPEKIIELDIIQDSDYFTFSERDVFVKVAVHIVQGNPVEQLGVKRPLLTRLISFQPVADGKIIKGKIIYVDVYENLITNISSHLFRTVGKGSRFTITFRNPQYKIRSISTSYSDVPEGEMLAIFGTTGLLEIAMNRGNAGSLLGMNVDDPVRVEFGE